The following proteins are encoded in a genomic region of Channa argus isolate prfri chromosome 3, Channa argus male v1.0, whole genome shotgun sequence:
- the LOC137123223 gene encoding complement C3-like, producing MFAGKEYLHELKNEISWKPMGDLIYQPTGCGEENMIHMTLPVIATTYLDKTNQWEPAHIQRRSDALRYMSIGYQNQLHYRKKDGSFALGSDHQSSTWLTAYVVKVFTMAYNLVAVQSEVICEAVKFLILNAKQPNYEFRELGRVSHTAMTA from the exons ATGTTTGCAGGAAAAGAATATTTACATGAGTTGAAGAATGAGATCAGTTGGAAACCGATGGGTGATCTAATCTACCAGCCCACAGGCTGTGGAGAAGAGAACATGATCCACATGACCCTGCCTGTCATTGCAACCACATATTTGGACAAAACCAACCAGTGGGAACCAGCGCACATTCAAAGACGTTCTGATGCCCTGCGATACATGAGCATTG gCTACCAGAATCAGCTTCATTACCGTAAAAAGGATGGATCTTTTGCTCTGGGTTCTGATCACCAAAGCAGCACCTG GCTAACTGCTTATGTTGTTAAGGTGTTTACCATGGCCTACAACCTGGTGGCAGTGCAAAGTGAAGTGATCTGTGAGGCTGTCAAGTTTCTTATTCTCAACGCAAAGCAGCCTAACTACGAGTTTAGAGAACTTGGAAGGGTGTCCCATACAGCGATGACTGCCTAA